One stretch of Streptomyces sp. R21 DNA includes these proteins:
- a CDS encoding roadblock/LC7 domain-containing protein, protein MTGPTNNELGWMLDEVLKVPEARHAILLSADGMLRAHSKDIGRDDAERLAAGLSGVQSISRSTAEFCGTPNTPWRQTLIEFAHGYVFLVAAGEGAYLAVSTSEEVDMEAVTYRMHKLVDRLGKELTSPARQDTGSPA, encoded by the coding sequence ATGACCGGGCCCACCAACAACGAGTTGGGCTGGATGCTGGACGAGGTGCTGAAGGTTCCGGAGGCGCGCCACGCGATCCTGCTCTCCGCCGACGGCATGCTCCGCGCCCACTCCAAGGACATCGGCCGGGACGACGCCGAACGGCTGGCCGCGGGCCTGTCCGGCGTCCAGTCGATCAGCCGCAGCACGGCCGAGTTCTGCGGCACCCCGAACACCCCGTGGCGGCAGACCCTGATCGAGTTCGCGCACGGCTACGTGTTCCTCGTCGCCGCCGGCGAGGGCGCCTACCTGGCCGTCTCCACCAGCGAGGAAGTGGACATGGAGGCCGTGACGTACCGCATGCACAAACTCGTCGACCGGCTCGGCAAGGAGCTGACCAGTCCGGCCCGGCAGGACACCGGCAGCCCGGCATGA
- a CDS encoding DUF742 domain-containing protein has product MTARRRPGDRLVRSYVVTDGRAHPSRNTLDLVTLLIAADDLPLAGLNPEKRRLMELCRPGALSVAEVAGHLALPVSVTKVLIADLMDSGHIVTRAPVPAARPTDARILQEVLDGLRARL; this is encoded by the coding sequence ATGACGGCCCGGCGCCGTCCCGGGGACCGGCTGGTGCGGTCGTACGTCGTCACGGACGGCCGTGCCCACCCCTCCCGCAACACCCTGGACCTGGTCACGCTGCTGATCGCCGCCGACGATCTGCCGCTGGCCGGACTCAACCCGGAAAAACGCAGGCTCATGGAGCTGTGCCGGCCCGGAGCCCTGTCCGTCGCCGAGGTGGCCGGCCATCTCGCGCTGCCGGTCAGCGTCACCAAGGTGCTGATCGCCGACCTCATGGACAGCGGCCACATCGTCACCCGCGCACCGGTCCCGGCCGCCCGGCCGACCGACGCCCGAATACTGCAGGAGGTGCTCGATGGGCTCCGCGCCCGCCTCTGA
- a CDS encoding ATP/GTP-binding protein has translation MGSAPASEPAAGSAAEPASGDVYLRPTVQTAVKLLVVGHFAVGKTTFVGALSEIRPLRTEEVMTEAGALVDDLAGMKDKTTTTVALDFGRLTLNDRLVLYLFGTPGQQRFTQLWQDMTRGALGALVLADTRRLGQSFEVMGVLEELGLPYAVALNQFDGAPEYGTDEVRAALDLLPETPLVHCDARDRASSTRALISLVEYLLTRTPTGQLEHA, from the coding sequence ATGGGCTCCGCGCCCGCCTCTGAACCCGCCGCCGGATCCGCCGCCGAACCGGCCTCGGGCGATGTCTATCTGCGGCCCACCGTGCAGACCGCGGTCAAGCTGCTGGTCGTGGGCCACTTCGCGGTCGGCAAGACCACCTTCGTCGGCGCGCTCTCCGAGATCCGGCCGCTGCGCACCGAGGAGGTCATGACCGAGGCAGGCGCCCTCGTCGACGACCTGGCCGGCATGAAGGACAAGACCACCACCACGGTCGCCCTCGACTTCGGCCGCCTCACCCTCAACGACCGCCTGGTGCTGTATCTGTTCGGCACGCCCGGCCAGCAGCGCTTCACCCAGCTGTGGCAGGACATGACGCGTGGCGCGCTCGGCGCCCTCGTCCTCGCCGACACCCGGCGCCTGGGCCAGTCCTTCGAGGTGATGGGCGTACTGGAGGAGCTCGGACTGCCCTACGCCGTCGCCCTCAACCAGTTCGACGGCGCGCCCGAGTACGGCACCGACGAGGTGCGCGCGGCCCTCGACCTGCTCCCCGAAACCCCCCTCGTCCACTGCGACGCCCGCGACCGGGCCTCCTCCACGCGGGCCCTGATCTCCCTCGTCGAGTACCTCCTGACCCGCACTCCCACCGGCCAACTGGAGCACGCGTGA
- a CDS encoding ATP-binding protein, whose protein sequence is MTEQIPEAVFWCLAVGLFAVTVLLVRQRGISAVQRGRNAELADGLRARDEELRHLVSVRLPALEDAPGQLATAAGLLDTRLADTDFAKCLDSVLERFAGAVEHAQSRADQSAKAALKASMRSIQALANEQQVAIAEMQDRHDHPDVLRDLLEVDHTNAQFGRRAQAIAVLCGSWPGRQRSVAALIEVVRGATSRIRDYRRIRIHGEVDIAVESRAVEPVVLAVAELLDNAARHSQPNTTVEVTIQAVHNGACVVIDDAGVGMDGQAAEHAAGLLSGGRTVDVTRLGDPPRFGFAVMGVLAERYGFNVSVGTVSPYGGVRAVVFLPTSLLTHPEALQERPPVVEPPARVPEAVPGRTPAPDPVSRTASVAAPAPDVRPDPEPAPGHREPTTPGGLPQRRRRALRDTAAETPAPPAEEVGGRSAEENARRMGAFARGTRFGRAAQHTSHEDEGNSHE, encoded by the coding sequence ATGACCGAACAGATACCGGAGGCGGTGTTCTGGTGCCTGGCAGTGGGCCTGTTCGCCGTCACCGTGCTGCTGGTGCGGCAGCGCGGGATCAGCGCGGTGCAGCGCGGACGGAACGCCGAACTGGCGGACGGCCTGCGGGCCCGGGACGAGGAACTGCGCCATCTCGTCTCCGTCCGGCTGCCGGCCCTGGAGGACGCGCCTGGGCAACTCGCGACGGCTGCCGGTCTGCTGGACACGCGGCTCGCCGACACGGACTTCGCCAAGTGCCTCGACAGCGTCCTGGAGCGGTTCGCCGGGGCCGTCGAGCACGCCCAGTCCCGGGCCGACCAGTCCGCGAAGGCCGCACTGAAGGCGTCGATGCGCTCCATCCAGGCCCTGGCCAACGAACAGCAGGTGGCCATCGCGGAGATGCAGGACCGGCACGACCACCCGGACGTGCTGCGCGACCTGCTCGAAGTCGACCACACCAACGCCCAGTTCGGCCGCCGCGCCCAGGCCATCGCCGTGCTCTGCGGTTCCTGGCCGGGGCGCCAGCGTTCCGTCGCCGCGCTCATCGAGGTCGTACGCGGCGCCACCTCCCGCATCCGCGACTACCGGCGCATCCGCATCCACGGTGAGGTCGACATCGCCGTGGAGAGCCGGGCCGTGGAACCGGTCGTGCTCGCGGTCGCCGAGCTGCTCGACAACGCGGCACGCCACTCGCAGCCCAACACGACCGTCGAGGTCACCATCCAGGCGGTGCACAACGGCGCCTGCGTGGTGATCGACGACGCCGGCGTCGGCATGGACGGGCAGGCGGCCGAGCACGCCGCCGGGCTCCTGTCCGGCGGGCGCACCGTGGACGTCACCCGGCTCGGCGACCCGCCGCGCTTCGGCTTCGCCGTCATGGGGGTGCTCGCCGAGCGCTACGGCTTCAACGTCTCCGTCGGCACGGTCTCGCCGTACGGCGGTGTGCGCGCCGTGGTCTTCCTGCCGACCTCCCTGCTCACGCACCCGGAAGCCCTCCAGGAGCGTCCACCTGTGGTCGAACCGCCCGCGCGTGTCCCCGAAGCCGTCCCCGGGCGCACCCCCGCGCCGGATCCCGTGTCGCGTACGGCGTCCGTCGCCGCACCGGCCCCGGACGTTCGCCCCGATCCCGAACCCGCCCCCGGCCACAGGGAGCCGACCACGCCCGGAGGACTGCCCCAACGACGACGCCGCGCCCTGCGGGACACGGCCGCGGAGACCCCGGCCCCGCCCGCCGAGGAGGTCGGCGGCCGCTCGGCCGAGGAGAACGCCCGGCGCATGGGGGCGTTCGCGCGCGGCACCCGCTTCGGCCGGGCCGCCCAGCACACCTCGCACGAAGACGAAGGGAACAGCCACGAATGA
- a CDS encoding tetratricopeptide repeat protein — MKGASDSGASGELPDSGGSFGPLVVAGQLPVFLRAAQVELPEESPDPVLLPTITLLERAASRGADPDQLPLPQGQLLAGQYRLIRPLGYGGMGEVHLALDTKVDNREVAVKILHPDQAAAAAGALARERRALVDLGHDDIIRVFNYGHHPEVGDFLVLQYVDGLTLEEVRARARMNPDEFGGGRFHEFVLAYGVRILSALGYLHTHRPGKVYGDLKPDNVMHDGTTTKIIDVGSVRPAGLPGHTTEGFRAPTVGPHGESAGQDDLFSLGETLRRLSGLGQSPEDLAEWGSLDVLGRLDTPDGFPEALRMTAPAPRGLGLVSLARVLHRATRSRRAERFASAVEMEEQLLGVFRELRSLRTGTETFEPSPLFLQSSYALDGALGSAPPLAQWAAPDTPAAYAAPSAADVAQRLPVPRPDPCDDHHAQLSRLADAAPEALLQHTGDWRDSPEVHLLRCRLRLRVPGGQTEAAERELRSAEALIGPERAPYDWRLDWHRGLLALARNQVGAARGHFDRVYAAIPGEYAPKLALGHCAERLGRWHEALTFYEAVRLRNPSLGSAAFGAARAHLALGGERARDDAVRALDAVPQHSRHRTAARTAAVRIGVEHVRPAERPDETAERLREVLERLARLFHAHGLTDEEARARMTAEVWEAAQGALARGALDAPGLAALAAGADVRLGLPPDEPGLRKDLSRLYLSLAHQAARSADPEDAAVAETLLDRAYEVRPLAFRHHRGSPWLGKRVTNWLRTMARPAPPGSARTARE, encoded by the coding sequence ATGAAGGGGGCTTCGGACAGCGGCGCGTCCGGTGAACTGCCGGACTCCGGCGGGTCGTTCGGGCCGCTCGTCGTCGCCGGACAGCTGCCCGTCTTCCTGCGGGCGGCGCAGGTGGAGCTGCCCGAGGAGAGCCCCGATCCGGTCCTGCTGCCCACGATCACACTGCTGGAACGCGCGGCGTCCCGCGGCGCCGATCCGGACCAGCTGCCCCTGCCGCAGGGACAGCTCCTCGCCGGGCAGTACCGGCTGATCCGGCCGCTCGGCTACGGCGGCATGGGCGAGGTCCATCTCGCGCTCGACACCAAGGTCGACAACCGCGAGGTGGCCGTCAAGATCCTGCATCCGGACCAGGCGGCGGCCGCGGCGGGCGCGCTGGCCCGGGAGCGGCGGGCCCTGGTGGATCTCGGCCACGACGACATCATCCGTGTCTTCAACTACGGGCACCATCCCGAGGTCGGGGACTTCCTCGTGCTGCAGTACGTCGACGGGCTCACCCTGGAGGAGGTGCGGGCCCGGGCCCGGATGAACCCGGACGAGTTCGGCGGCGGCCGTTTCCACGAGTTCGTGCTCGCCTACGGAGTGCGCATCCTCTCCGCTCTCGGGTATCTGCACACCCATCGGCCCGGCAAGGTCTACGGCGACCTGAAGCCGGACAACGTCATGCACGACGGCACCACGACGAAGATCATCGATGTGGGGAGCGTCCGGCCCGCCGGTCTCCCCGGTCACACCACGGAGGGGTTCCGCGCCCCGACCGTCGGCCCGCACGGCGAATCCGCCGGCCAGGACGACCTGTTCAGCCTGGGCGAGACGCTGCGGCGGCTGAGCGGTCTCGGGCAGTCGCCGGAGGATCTCGCGGAGTGGGGCTCCCTGGACGTGCTCGGCCGGCTCGACACCCCGGACGGGTTCCCGGAGGCCCTCCGGATGACGGCACCCGCGCCCCGCGGGCTCGGGCTCGTCTCCCTGGCGCGAGTGCTGCACCGTGCGACCCGGAGCAGACGGGCGGAGCGGTTCGCCTCCGCCGTCGAGATGGAGGAGCAACTGCTGGGTGTCTTCCGGGAGTTGCGCTCGCTGCGGACGGGCACCGAGACCTTCGAGCCGTCGCCGCTCTTCCTCCAGTCGTCGTACGCCCTCGACGGCGCCCTCGGGTCCGCGCCGCCCCTGGCGCAGTGGGCGGCGCCGGACACCCCGGCGGCCTACGCAGCGCCGTCGGCCGCCGACGTCGCGCAGCGGCTGCCCGTCCCGCGGCCCGATCCCTGCGACGACCACCACGCCCAGTTGAGCAGGCTGGCCGACGCCGCTCCGGAGGCGCTGCTCCAGCACACCGGGGACTGGCGGGACTCACCGGAGGTCCATCTGCTGCGCTGCCGCCTGCGGTTGAGGGTTCCCGGCGGCCAGACCGAGGCAGCCGAGCGTGAACTGCGGTCCGCCGAGGCGCTGATCGGGCCGGAGCGCGCCCCGTACGACTGGCGGCTCGACTGGCACCGCGGGCTGCTCGCGCTCGCCCGGAACCAAGTCGGCGCGGCGCGCGGGCACTTCGACCGGGTGTACGCGGCGATCCCGGGCGAGTACGCGCCGAAGCTCGCGCTCGGTCACTGCGCCGAGCGCCTGGGCCGGTGGCACGAGGCGCTGACGTTCTACGAGGCGGTGCGGCTGCGCAACCCGTCGCTGGGCAGCGCCGCCTTCGGCGCGGCGCGGGCCCACCTCGCGCTGGGCGGCGAGCGGGCGCGGGACGACGCCGTACGGGCGCTGGACGCGGTGCCGCAGCACTCACGGCACCGGACCGCCGCGCGAACGGCCGCCGTACGCATCGGAGTCGAGCATGTGCGGCCCGCCGAGCGCCCCGACGAGACGGCCGAGCGGCTGCGCGAGGTGCTGGAGCGGCTGGCCCGGCTCTTCCACGCGCACGGGCTGACGGACGAGGAGGCCAGGGCACGGATGACGGCGGAGGTGTGGGAGGCCGCGCAGGGCGCGCTCGCGCGGGGTGCCCTCGACGCGCCGGGACTGGCCGCGCTGGCGGCGGGCGCCGACGTACGCCTCGGTCTGCCGCCCGACGAACCCGGCCTCCGCAAGGACCTGTCCCGGCTCTACCTCTCCCTGGCCCACCAGGCCGCCCGGTCCGCCGACCCCGAGGACGCGGCCGTCGCCGAGACCCTGCTCGACCGCGCCTACGAGGTCCGACCGCTGGCCTTCCGACACCACAGGGGCAGCCCATGGCTCGGGAAGAGAGTGACGAACTGGCTCCGGACGATGGCCCGTCCGGCGCCGCCCGGGAGCGCGCGGACGGCCCGCGAGTGA
- a CDS encoding cytochrome P450, with protein MTAVPPPGCPAHESLYGPEFAADPASFYRRLRAVGPIAPVELAPGVRASLVLGYDAALHVLRSPETFSKDPRRWTDLADGTVPPDSPVVPMMMYRPNALFTDGEEHRRLRGAITDSLDRVDPNTLRGYIEASADTLIDRIAPRGGADLLGEYAQVLPLLVFNRLFGCPADYGERLVEGMSGIFDGVDAEKANELLATTLLDLVVLKRARPGQDVTSWMLAHPAALTDEEMVHSLVVLMGAGTEPQQNLIANGLRLLLSDDRFAGTLSGGSLPVEDALDEVLWTDPPMANYAVHYPVHDVVYEGVTLRAGHPLVVSLAAANTDPALTTDQRAGNRAHLAWSAGPHNCPAQSPARLIAAVAVEKLLDRLPDIELAVPVGELQWRPGPFHRALAALPVTFPTAQRERVAAVALPAAVAVPAPVPVRVPDPVPERAPRGWTAKLRSWWRGE; from the coding sequence GTGACCGCCGTACCACCACCGGGCTGCCCGGCCCACGAGTCCCTGTACGGCCCCGAGTTCGCCGCCGACCCGGCGTCCTTCTACCGGCGGCTGCGCGCCGTCGGCCCGATCGCTCCGGTCGAACTGGCGCCCGGCGTACGGGCGTCGCTGGTGCTCGGATACGACGCCGCCCTGCACGTACTGCGCAGCCCCGAGACCTTCTCCAAGGACCCCCGCCGCTGGACGGATCTCGCGGACGGCACCGTCCCCCCGGACAGCCCGGTCGTCCCGATGATGATGTACCGGCCGAACGCCCTGTTCACCGACGGCGAGGAGCACCGGCGGCTGCGCGGCGCCATCACGGACAGCCTGGACCGGGTGGACCCCAACACCCTGCGCGGCTACATCGAGGCGAGCGCCGACACGCTCATCGACCGCATCGCGCCGCGGGGCGGGGCCGACCTGCTCGGCGAGTACGCCCAGGTCCTGCCGCTGCTGGTGTTCAACCGCCTCTTCGGCTGTCCGGCCGACTACGGTGAGCGGCTGGTCGAGGGGATGTCCGGAATCTTCGACGGCGTGGACGCCGAGAAGGCGAACGAGCTGCTCGCCACGACCCTGCTGGACCTCGTCGTCCTGAAGCGGGCCCGGCCCGGGCAGGACGTGACCTCCTGGATGCTGGCCCATCCCGCCGCGCTCACCGACGAGGAGATGGTCCACAGTCTCGTCGTGCTCATGGGCGCGGGCACCGAGCCCCAGCAGAACCTGATCGCCAACGGGCTGCGGCTGCTGCTCTCCGACGACCGGTTCGCGGGCACCCTGTCGGGCGGCAGCCTGCCCGTGGAGGACGCCCTCGACGAGGTGCTGTGGACCGACCCGCCCATGGCCAACTACGCCGTGCACTACCCGGTCCACGACGTCGTGTACGAAGGGGTGACCCTGCGGGCGGGCCATCCGCTGGTGGTCAGTCTCGCCGCGGCGAACACCGACCCCGCCCTGACGACGGATCAGCGTGCGGGCAACCGGGCCCACTTGGCGTGGAGCGCGGGCCCGCACAACTGCCCGGCGCAGAGTCCGGCCCGGCTGATCGCGGCGGTGGCGGTGGAGAAGCTGCTCGACCGCCTTCCCGACATCGAACTGGCGGTGCCGGTGGGGGAGTTGCAGTGGCGGCCGGGTCCCTTCCACCGGGCACTGGCCGCGCTGCCCGTGACCTTCCCGACCGCGCAGCGCGAGCGGGTCGCCGCGGTGGCGCTGCCCGCCGCGGTCGCGGTACCCGCACCGGTTCCGGTGCGGGTACCGGATCCGGTACCCGAGCGTGCGCCACGCGGCTGGACCGCGAAGCTGCGGTCCTGGTGGCGCGGGGAGTGA
- a CDS encoding cytochrome P450 has product MGDPQPLVIDATGRDIHGEAARIRAGGPVTLVELPGGVEAWAVSSPDLLKRLLTDPRVSKDPRQHWPRWINGEISPEWPLFTWVAVQNMFTAYGGDHKRLRTLVSKAFTARRTAALQPRIEEITKSLLDRVEEAGRSGQLVDLREQFCYPLPIQVISELFGLPEEQGAELRAVVDGIFHTSATPEEVTDIYTRFYAAMGELVALKRKSPGDDLTSALIAARDDEGDTRLSEQELLDTLVLMVSAGHETTVNLIDNAIHLLLTHPDQLAQVRSGRAGWDDVIEEALRVEAPVASLPLRYAVEDLVVAEFGGPEGVVIGKGEAILAAYAAAGRHPETYGADADRFDVTRANKEHLAFGYGVHHCLGAPLGRLEARIAVPALFERLPGLRLAAEQGELEPVDSFISNGHRTLPVRLA; this is encoded by the coding sequence ATGGGAGATCCCCAGCCCCTAGTCATCGACGCGACCGGCCGTGACATCCACGGCGAGGCCGCCCGGATCCGCGCAGGGGGACCGGTGACCCTCGTCGAACTCCCCGGCGGTGTCGAGGCATGGGCCGTCAGCAGCCCCGACCTGCTCAAGCGCCTGCTCACCGACCCGCGGGTGTCCAAGGACCCGCGACAGCACTGGCCGAGGTGGATCAACGGCGAGATCTCCCCGGAGTGGCCGCTGTTCACCTGGGTCGCGGTGCAGAACATGTTCACCGCGTACGGCGGCGACCACAAGCGGCTGCGCACCCTCGTCTCCAAGGCGTTCACCGCCCGTCGCACGGCGGCGCTCCAGCCCCGTATCGAGGAGATCACCAAGTCACTGCTGGACCGGGTCGAGGAGGCCGGGCGAAGCGGCCAACTGGTGGACCTGCGGGAGCAGTTCTGCTATCCGCTGCCGATCCAGGTGATCAGCGAGCTGTTCGGGCTGCCCGAGGAGCAGGGCGCGGAACTGCGGGCCGTCGTGGACGGCATCTTCCACACCTCCGCCACCCCGGAGGAAGTCACCGACATCTACACCCGCTTCTACGCGGCCATGGGCGAACTCGTGGCCCTGAAGCGGAAGTCGCCGGGTGACGACCTGACGTCGGCCCTCATTGCGGCGCGCGACGACGAGGGCGACACCCGGCTCAGCGAGCAGGAGTTGCTCGACACCCTCGTACTCATGGTCAGTGCCGGCCACGAGACCACGGTCAACCTCATCGACAACGCCATCCACCTCCTGCTCACCCACCCGGACCAGCTCGCCCAGGTGCGCTCGGGCCGCGCCGGCTGGGACGACGTGATCGAGGAGGCGCTGCGCGTGGAGGCGCCGGTCGCGTCCCTGCCGCTGCGATACGCCGTGGAGGACCTTGTCGTCGCCGAGTTCGGCGGCCCGGAAGGCGTGGTGATCGGGAAGGGCGAGGCGATCCTGGCCGCGTACGCCGCCGCCGGGCGCCACCCCGAGACGTACGGCGCGGATGCCGACCGGTTCGACGTCACCCGCGCCAACAAGGAGCACCTCGCCTTCGGGTACGGCGTGCACCACTGCCTCGGTGCCCCGCTGGGGCGGCTGGAGGCCCGGATCGCGGTTCCGGCGCTCTTCGAGCGTCTCCCCGGACTCCGACTCGCCGCGGAACAAGGCGAGTTGGAGCCGGTCGACTCCTTCATCTCGAACGGCCACCGCACCCTTCCGGTGCGGCTGGCCTGA
- a CDS encoding alpha-glucoside ABC transporter substrate-binding protein produces the protein MSRVLRTLLVTACLLALVPGCASDTRAPLVVLGPWTGAEGQAFEAALERLDDGTGRTYTYEGTRSLRETLVSQLEADDPPDVAILNSIGELTEYARRDQLKPLAEETAERAYPPWAPTLLVDGRRRTYWVPLKVDLKSLVWSKRSTPATDPKWCVGLASQATSGWPGTDWIEDILLHQAGPALYTDWATSRLSWRDPAVRRAWTTWARLLGHRSAPSIERSLTTSYEGTSGPGGPRGLLDSPGFDCTHEHQSAFIRYVYAGDDVRVQPSAAYLGGPAGYRDTYEVAGDMAAVFSDDPAAQELVERLSSPAGRERWRAEADPAVRPLFPNTTGLTPATPASPAEREIDTLLNSRARTLCFDASDVMPPELRDAFHRAVLEFFQDPTDRHLDALLRQLETVRTQVAEDPAEDRSFRPPEDICASPGG, from the coding sequence ATGAGCCGCGTCCTGCGCACCTTGCTCGTCACGGCCTGTCTGCTCGCCCTCGTCCCGGGCTGCGCCTCGGACACCCGCGCGCCCCTCGTCGTCCTGGGCCCGTGGACCGGTGCGGAGGGCCAGGCCTTCGAAGCGGCCCTGGAGCGGCTCGACGACGGGACCGGCCGGACGTACACGTACGAGGGCACCCGCTCACTGCGCGAGACGCTCGTCTCACAGCTGGAGGCAGACGACCCGCCGGACGTGGCGATCCTCAACAGCATCGGCGAACTCACCGAGTACGCCCGCCGGGATCAGTTGAAGCCCCTCGCGGAGGAGACCGCCGAGCGCGCCTACCCGCCGTGGGCGCCGACGCTGCTGGTGGACGGCAGGCGCCGGACGTACTGGGTGCCGTTGAAGGTCGACCTGAAGAGCCTGGTGTGGAGCAAGCGGAGCACTCCCGCGACCGACCCGAAGTGGTGCGTGGGGCTCGCCTCGCAGGCCACCTCGGGCTGGCCCGGCACCGACTGGATCGAGGACATCCTGCTCCACCAGGCGGGCCCGGCGCTCTACACGGACTGGGCGACCAGCAGGCTCAGTTGGCGCGACCCCGCCGTCCGGCGGGCCTGGACGACCTGGGCGCGGCTGCTCGGCCACCGCTCCGCGCCGTCGATCGAGCGGTCCCTCACCACGTCGTACGAGGGCACGTCCGGGCCCGGCGGACCCCGGGGCCTGCTCGACTCCCCCGGTTTCGACTGCACGCACGAGCACCAGAGCGCCTTCATCCGGTACGTCTACGCGGGCGACGACGTCCGCGTGCAGCCGTCGGCCGCCTACCTGGGCGGACCGGCCGGGTACCGCGACACCTACGAGGTCGCGGGCGACATGGCCGCCGTCTTCAGCGACGACCCGGCGGCCCAGGAACTCGTGGAGCGGCTGTCGAGCCCGGCCGGCCGGGAGCGCTGGCGGGCCGAGGCGGACCCCGCGGTGCGCCCGCTGTTCCCGAACACGACCGGGCTGACCCCGGCGACGCCCGCGAGTCCGGCCGAGCGGGAGATCGACACCCTGCTCAACTCCCGCGCCCGCACCCTCTGCTTCGACGCCTCGGACGTGATGCCACCCGAGCTCAGGGACGCCTTCCACCGCGCGGTGCTGGAGTTCTTCCAGGATCCGACGGACCGTCATCTCGACGCGCTGCTGCGGCAGTTGGAGACCGTGCGCACCCAGGTGGCCGAGGACCCGGCCGAGGACCGCTCGTTCCGGCCGCCCGAGGACATCTGCGCGAGCCCGGGCGGGTGA
- a CDS encoding NPP1 family protein: MTRAVSSRRILRLARVAAVAGSVSALTVALSGSASAGVLQNLPENATAFQKNFEPVYDYDSDSCYPAAAIDPSGNLNGGLKPTGSVTGECRSGHLGHGNTYSRAKCNNGWCGIVYASYFEKDEASPGIGHRHDWECMVVWVKQGADTPSYLSASAHGGFSTHPIADVPMSGQRVEAVYHKDGASTHAFRFAKWGETPENDTGAWHQENLLTWDNMASNLRNIMNASDWGSANFPLQDSKFGDHLNKAKPSDITFDPYA, translated from the coding sequence ATGACCCGAGCAGTCAGCAGCAGAAGGATCCTCCGCCTCGCGAGGGTCGCCGCCGTCGCCGGCAGCGTCAGCGCCCTGACCGTCGCCCTGTCGGGCAGCGCCTCCGCGGGCGTCCTGCAGAACCTGCCCGAGAACGCGACCGCGTTCCAGAAGAACTTCGAGCCGGTCTACGACTACGACTCGGACAGCTGCTACCCGGCCGCCGCCATCGACCCGAGCGGCAACCTCAACGGCGGCCTCAAGCCGACCGGTTCGGTCACCGGCGAGTGCCGCAGCGGACACCTCGGCCATGGGAACACCTACTCGCGGGCCAAATGCAACAACGGCTGGTGCGGGATCGTCTACGCCAGCTACTTCGAGAAGGACGAGGCCTCGCCCGGCATCGGCCACCGGCACGACTGGGAGTGCATGGTCGTCTGGGTCAAGCAGGGCGCGGACACGCCGTCCTACCTGTCGGCCTCCGCACACGGCGGCTTCAGCACCCACCCGATCGCCGACGTCCCGATGAGCGGGCAGCGCGTCGAGGCCGTCTACCACAAGGACGGAGCGAGCACCCACGCCTTCCGGTTCGCCAAGTGGGGCGAGACCCCGGAGAACGACACCGGCGCCTGGCACCAGGAGAACCTGCTCACCTGGGACAACATGGCGTCCAACCTGCGGAACATCATGAACGCCTCCGACTGGGGGAGTGCGAACTTCCCGCTCCAGGACTCGAAGTTCGGCGACCACCTGAACAAGGCCAAGCCGAGCGACATCACGTTCGACCCGTACGCCTGA
- a CDS encoding nuclear transport factor 2 family protein, protein MMDSPTSVVEAAFRHYRSQDRDAALPLYADDFTFTSPRDDHIDKAAFFERCFPTADRFKEQRLLHVTPVDRELVLVYYEYELMTGDRYRNVEAITVREGLIREVQVFFGGGV, encoded by the coding sequence ATGATGGACAGCCCGACCAGCGTCGTCGAGGCGGCGTTTCGCCACTACAGGTCGCAGGACCGCGATGCGGCCCTCCCGCTCTACGCGGACGACTTCACGTTCACCAGCCCGCGGGACGACCACATCGACAAGGCCGCCTTCTTCGAGCGGTGCTTCCCGACGGCGGACCGCTTCAAGGAGCAGCGGTTGCTGCACGTCACCCCCGTGGACCGGGAACTCGTCCTCGTCTACTACGAGTACGAGCTCATGACGGGCGACCGCTACCGCAACGTCGAGGCGATCACGGTCCGGGAGGGGCTCATCCGCGAGGTGCAGGTCTTCTTCGGCGGCGGGGTGTGA